From Pseudothermotoga thermarum DSM 5069, a single genomic window includes:
- a CDS encoding valine--tRNA ligase, whose protein sequence is MDLGTRYMPDQIEKKWYEKWLEKGYFQPKGVGKPFVIVIPPPNVTGTIHMGHALNITLQDILVRFRRMQGYDTLWVPGEDHAGIATQNAVERYLESQGKSRQQLGKEEFLKVVWDWVKKYRAYIKEQIKTLGASVDWSRERFTLDEGLSRAVRKVFVELYKKGLIYRGKYMVNWCPRCKTVLSDEEVEHEERKSKLYFIKYPFVDGTGEIVVATTRPETMLGDTAVAVNPKDERYSKFVGKKVLLPLMNREIPIIADEYVDPEFGTGAVKVTPAHDPNDFEIAQRHNLPLVDIFDDDAVVNENGGKYKGLDRYKAREAVVKDLQELGYLLKVEEIDNAIGHCYRCESVVEPRIMDQWFVRMKPLAVKAIEAVENGSIRFIPEKWKKVYLHWMYNIKDWCISRQLWWGHQIPVWYCESCGEVIVSEEDVDQCPKCGSKSIKQDPDVLDTWFSSALWPFSTLGWPEETEDLKKYYPTSVLVTGFDIIFFWVARMIMMGYEFMNEKPFSDVYIHQLIRDKYGRKMSKSLGNGIDPIEMSAKYGTDPVRFTLAILAAQGSDIKLDERYFDTYRKFANKIWNATRFAIMNLDGYEEEELTSLGLVDRWILSRLMKTVEIVTNALENYEFNVAAKQIYDFFWDEFCDWYIEAVKPRLNGIERRKVQNVLVKVLDTSLRLLHPFMPFLSEELWHALPVSGESIMIAPWPEYEPNSVDEEAEQAFARVMNIVKGIRNVKAELNIPAKEAVDIFVVGEKLSEEEQFYICKLAMVNKIEWVDAKPSKCATAYVDERCQIFVDIKNLDLQSEIKRLEKNIAKLQEDLEWNLKKLSDDNFLKNAPESVVEECKQKVENIKQRLKVLGELLEGLK, encoded by the coding sequence ATGGACCTTGGTACACGTTATATGCCAGATCAGATAGAGAAAAAATGGTACGAAAAATGGCTTGAAAAAGGATATTTCCAACCAAAAGGTGTTGGTAAGCCCTTTGTCATAGTTATACCACCGCCAAACGTCACTGGAACAATACACATGGGGCATGCTTTGAACATAACCTTGCAGGACATACTGGTTCGCTTCAGGAGAATGCAAGGTTACGATACACTATGGGTACCAGGTGAGGATCATGCTGGTATTGCCACTCAAAACGCTGTTGAAAGATATTTAGAGTCTCAGGGTAAAAGCCGTCAGCAGTTGGGCAAGGAAGAGTTCTTGAAAGTAGTCTGGGATTGGGTCAAAAAATACAGAGCTTACATAAAAGAACAAATAAAAACTTTGGGAGCGTCCGTCGACTGGTCTAGAGAAAGGTTTACTTTGGATGAGGGTCTTTCAAGGGCAGTTAGAAAAGTTTTTGTCGAGCTTTACAAGAAGGGATTGATATACAGAGGAAAATACATGGTCAACTGGTGCCCAAGGTGTAAAACAGTTCTTTCCGACGAAGAGGTCGAGCACGAGGAAAGAAAATCAAAGCTTTACTTTATAAAATACCCATTTGTGGATGGAACTGGTGAAATAGTTGTTGCAACTACAAGACCTGAAACTATGCTTGGGGATACAGCAGTTGCCGTCAATCCAAAGGACGAAAGATACAGCAAGTTCGTCGGCAAAAAAGTCTTGTTACCGTTGATGAACAGGGAGATACCAATAATCGCGGATGAATATGTTGATCCTGAATTTGGAACGGGAGCAGTTAAAGTAACACCAGCTCATGATCCAAACGACTTCGAGATCGCCCAAAGGCACAACCTACCGCTTGTTGATATATTTGACGACGATGCCGTTGTGAACGAAAACGGTGGAAAGTACAAAGGTTTGGATAGGTACAAGGCGCGGGAAGCGGTTGTAAAAGATCTTCAAGAGTTGGGTTATTTACTCAAGGTTGAGGAAATCGACAACGCGATAGGGCATTGTTACAGGTGTGAAAGCGTTGTTGAACCTAGGATCATGGACCAATGGTTTGTGAGGATGAAACCACTGGCTGTGAAGGCTATTGAAGCCGTTGAAAACGGGTCGATTAGGTTCATCCCAGAAAAGTGGAAAAAAGTTTACCTGCACTGGATGTACAACATCAAGGATTGGTGCATAAGCAGACAACTTTGGTGGGGACATCAGATACCTGTTTGGTATTGTGAATCTTGCGGTGAAGTCATCGTTTCCGAGGAAGATGTTGATCAATGTCCAAAGTGCGGTTCAAAATCAATCAAGCAGGACCCAGATGTTCTTGACACTTGGTTTTCTTCGGCGCTTTGGCCGTTCAGCACACTTGGGTGGCCTGAGGAAACTGAGGATCTTAAAAAATATTACCCAACTAGTGTTTTGGTGACGGGTTTTGACATAATCTTCTTCTGGGTTGCCAGAATGATAATGATGGGCTATGAGTTCATGAACGAAAAACCTTTCAGCGATGTGTACATTCATCAACTGATCCGAGATAAGTATGGAAGAAAGATGAGCAAATCCTTGGGAAACGGTATAGATCCGATTGAAATGTCTGCCAAGTATGGTACAGATCCGGTCAGGTTCACGCTTGCCATTTTAGCGGCTCAGGGTAGCGACATAAAACTTGACGAAAGGTACTTCGATACCTACAGAAAATTCGCAAATAAAATATGGAACGCAACAAGGTTTGCAATCATGAATCTCGATGGTTATGAAGAAGAGGAACTAACCTCCTTGGGACTTGTGGATAGATGGATTCTTTCAAGGTTGATGAAAACCGTTGAAATCGTTACAAATGCCCTTGAAAATTACGAGTTCAACGTGGCGGCTAAACAGATATACGACTTCTTCTGGGATGAATTTTGCGATTGGTACATCGAGGCTGTCAAGCCTAGACTCAATGGGATTGAGAGAAGAAAAGTTCAAAACGTTCTTGTCAAAGTTTTGGACACAAGTTTGAGGCTTTTACATCCATTCATGCCATTCTTGTCAGAGGAACTTTGGCATGCACTTCCGGTAAGTGGAGAATCAATAATGATCGCACCGTGGCCAGAATATGAACCAAACTCAGTGGACGAAGAAGCTGAGCAAGCTTTTGCAAGAGTTATGAACATCGTGAAAGGAATAAGAAATGTGAAGGCAGAACTGAACATTCCCGCGAAGGAAGCTGTGGACATTTTTGTTGTTGGTGAGAAATTGAGCGAAGAAGAGCAATTTTACATATGCAAACTTGCCATGGTGAACAAAATCGAATGGGTTGATGCAAAGCCAAGCAAGTGTGCCACAGCTTACGTAGACGAGCGTTGTCAAATTTTTGTAGACATCAAAAATCTCGATTTACAATCTGAGATCAAGAGGTTGGAGAAAAACATCGCAAAACTT